One Glycine max cultivar Williams 82 chromosome 4, Glycine_max_v4.0, whole genome shotgun sequence DNA segment encodes these proteins:
- the LOC100819294 gene encoding nuclear poly(A) polymerase 4 isoform X1: MAVSDSPSGGSTPPQQEQQPNKYAFTKPLSLAGPTDADLQRNNELDKFLLDSGLYESNEESAARKEVLHRLDQIVKNWVKQLTRQRGYTDQMVEDANAVIFTFGSYRLGVHGPGVDIDTLCIGPSYVNREEDFFVILHNILAEMEEVSELQPVPDAHVPVMKFKFQGISIDLLYASISLLVVPEDLDISHGSVLYDVDEPTVRSLNGCRVADQILKLVPNVEHFRTALRCLKFWAKRRGVYSNVTGFLGGVNWAILVARICQLYPNAIPSMLVSRFFRVYTQWRWPNPVMLCSIEENELGFPIWDPRRNPRDRFHTMPIITPAYPCMNSSYNVSASTLRVMMEQFRYGNKICDEIELNKAQWSALFQPYIFFEAYKNYLQVDIIASDADDLLAWRGWVESRLRLLTLKIERDTNGMLQCHPYPNEYVDTSKLCAHSAFFMGLQRKEGVRGQEGQQFDIRGTVDEFRQEINMYMYWKPGMDIFVSHVRRKQLPAFVFPGGYKRTRMPRHISHQAEKTGDDATKCYSGSGSGSSERCIKRKSCPEMVDKKPGKPDKRASISPQRLECVSPESCTSKSGGTTQMSIECIEVVRLAGSTTKDANDNCEVKSSDALPGSGLSTEVADMQISEPGFVDTTHDMLKSRSVEIPNENGVLNGDKAQDLALDCLESAETESTNSLSNYKEGDNDTDQRLDKECNFIPRAECSDYVPNASSQNLNCEMSDSVVLYKLKKGLG; the protein is encoded by the exons ATGGCGGTTTCCGACAGTCCCAGCGGCGGCTCCACGCCACCTCAACAGGAACAACAACCCAACAAGTACGCTTTCACCAAGCCCCTCTCTCTCGCGGGTCCCACCGACGCCGATCTCCAGCGTAACAACGAATTGGACAAG TTCTTGCTCGATTCGGGGCTCTACGAGAGCAATGAAGAATCCGCGGCGAGGAAAGAGGTTCTTCACCGCCTTGATCAG ATTGTGAAAAACTGGGTGAAGCAGTTGACGCGCCAACGTGGCTACACAGATCAGATGGTTGAGGATGCAAATGCTGTCATTTTTACTTTTGGCTCTTACCGACTAGGG GTTCATGGACCTGGAGTTGACATAGACACTTTGTGCATTGGTCCTTCTTATGTGAACCGAGAG GaagatttttttgtcattttgcaTAACATCCTGGCCGAAATGGAAGAGGTTTCTGAACTTCAACCAGTTCCTGATGCACATGTTCCAgtaatgaaattcaaattccagGGAATATCTATAGATTTGCTGTATGCAAGTATATCACTTTTGGTTGTGCCAGAA GACCTAGATATTTCGCATGGTTCAGTGCTGTATGATGTTGATGAACCAACTGTTCGAAGTCTTAATGGCTGCCGTGTGGCAGATCAAATTCTTAAACTTGTTCCAAATGTTGAG CACTTCCGAACTGCATTGAGATGTTTAAAGTTTTGGGCTAAAAGGCGTGGTGTTTATTCAAAT GTTACTGGATTCCTTGGTGGTGTAAATTGGGCTATTTTAGTTGCTCGAATTTGCCAGCTCTACCCTAATGCAATCCCCAGTATGTTGGTTTCTCGATTCTTCAGGGTCTATACACAGTGGCGGTGGCCAAACCCTGTAATGCTATGCTCTATAGAAGAGAATGAACTGGGATTCCCTATATGGGATCCTCGTAGAAACCCCCGAGACAGATTTCACACTATGCCAATAATTACTCCCGCATACCCTTGCATGAATTCAAGCTACAATGTTTCGGCAAGCACTCTTCGTGTTATGATGGAACAGTTCCGCTATGGCAATAAGATTTGTGAT GAAATTGAGCTTAATAAGGCCCAGTGGAGCGCACTTTTTCagccttatattttttttgaggCATACAAAAACTATTTACAAGTGGACATAATTGCATCAGACGCGGATGATTTACTAGCATGGAGGGGCTGGGTAGAATCTCGGTTGAGACTGCTTACCCTGAAG ATAGAACGAGATACAAATGGGATGCTGCAGTGCCATCCTTACCCAAATGAGTATGTAGACACATCCAAGCTGTGTGCACATTCTGCATTTTTCATGGGCTTGCAAAGAAAAGAGGGAGTAAGAGGTCAAGAGGGGCAGCAATTTGATATACGTGGAACAGTTGATGAATTCAGACAAGAAATAAATATGTACATGTACTGGAAGCCAGGGATGGATATTTTTGTTTCTCATGTTCGTCGAAAGCAACTCCCTGCATTTGTTTTTCCTGGTGGTTACAAACGCACTCGAATGCCAAGGCATATTAGCCATCAAGCTGAAAAAACAGGTGATGATGCCACTAAGTGCTACTCTGGGTCTGGGTCTGGGTCGTCTGAAAGATGCATCAAGAGGAAAAGTTGCCCTGAAATGGTGGATAAGAAGCCAGGCAAACCAGATAAGCGGGCATCTATTAGCCCACAAAGGTTAGAATGTGTTTCTCCTGAAAGTTGTACTAGTAAATCAGgtggtacaactcaaatgaGTATTGAGTGTATCGAAGTGGTTAGGTTAGCTGGTTCAACAACCAAGGATGCTAACGACAATTGTGAAGTTAAGTCATCTGATGCACTCCCAGGAAGTGGACTAAGCACTGAGGTAGCTGACATGCAGATTAGTGAACCGGGCTTTGTTGACACCACACATGATATGTTGAAATCAAGGAGTGTTGAAATTCCAAATGAG AATGGAGTTCTCAATGGGGACAAAGCTCAGGATCTAGCTTTAGATTGCTTGGAAAGTGCAGAAACTGAATCTACTAACAGCTTGTCAAACTATAAAGAGGGAGACAATGATACGGATCAGCGACTAGACAAAGAATGTAATTTCATCCCAAGGGCTGAATGTTCAGATTATGTACCAAATGCCAGTTCCCAGAACCTCAATTGCGAG ATGTCAGACTCGGTAGTGCTGTATAAATTGAAGAAGGGGCTAG GATGA
- the LOC100819294 gene encoding nuclear poly(A) polymerase 4 isoform X2, which translates to MAVSDSPSGGSTPPQQEQQPNKYAFTKPLSLAGPTDADLQRNNELDKFLLDSGLYESNEESAARKEVLHRLDQIVKNWVKQLTRQRGYTDQMVEDANAVIFTFGSYRLGVHGPGVDIDTLCIGPSYVNREEDFFVILHNILAEMEEVSELQPVPDAHVPVMKFKFQGISIDLLYASISLLVVPEDLDISHGSVLYDVDEPTVRSLNGCRVADQILKLVPNVEHFRTALRCLKFWAKRRGVYSNVTGFLGGVNWAILVARICQLYPNAIPSMLVSRFFRVYTQWRWPNPVMLCSIEENELGFPIWDPRRNPRDRFHTMPIITPAYPCMNSSYNVSASTLRVMMEQFRYGNKICDEIELNKAQWSALFQPYIFFEAYKNYLQVDIIASDADDLLAWRGWVESRLRLLTLKIERDTNGMLQCHPYPNEYVDTSKLCAHSAFFMGLQRKEGVRGQEGQQFDIRGTVDEFRQEINMYMYWKPGMDIFVSHVRRKQLPAFVFPGGYKRTRMPRHISHQAEKTGDDATKCYSGSGSGSSERCIKRKSCPEMVDKKPGKPDKRASISPQRLECVSPESCTSKSGGTTQMSIECIEVVRLAGSTTKDANDNCEVKSSDALPGSGLSTEVADMQISEPGFVDTTHDMLKSRSVEIPNENGVLNGDKAQDLALDCLESAETESTNSLSNYKEGDNDTDQRLDKECNFIPRAECSDYVPNASSQNLNCEGDVCVADPDQF; encoded by the exons ATGGCGGTTTCCGACAGTCCCAGCGGCGGCTCCACGCCACCTCAACAGGAACAACAACCCAACAAGTACGCTTTCACCAAGCCCCTCTCTCTCGCGGGTCCCACCGACGCCGATCTCCAGCGTAACAACGAATTGGACAAG TTCTTGCTCGATTCGGGGCTCTACGAGAGCAATGAAGAATCCGCGGCGAGGAAAGAGGTTCTTCACCGCCTTGATCAG ATTGTGAAAAACTGGGTGAAGCAGTTGACGCGCCAACGTGGCTACACAGATCAGATGGTTGAGGATGCAAATGCTGTCATTTTTACTTTTGGCTCTTACCGACTAGGG GTTCATGGACCTGGAGTTGACATAGACACTTTGTGCATTGGTCCTTCTTATGTGAACCGAGAG GaagatttttttgtcattttgcaTAACATCCTGGCCGAAATGGAAGAGGTTTCTGAACTTCAACCAGTTCCTGATGCACATGTTCCAgtaatgaaattcaaattccagGGAATATCTATAGATTTGCTGTATGCAAGTATATCACTTTTGGTTGTGCCAGAA GACCTAGATATTTCGCATGGTTCAGTGCTGTATGATGTTGATGAACCAACTGTTCGAAGTCTTAATGGCTGCCGTGTGGCAGATCAAATTCTTAAACTTGTTCCAAATGTTGAG CACTTCCGAACTGCATTGAGATGTTTAAAGTTTTGGGCTAAAAGGCGTGGTGTTTATTCAAAT GTTACTGGATTCCTTGGTGGTGTAAATTGGGCTATTTTAGTTGCTCGAATTTGCCAGCTCTACCCTAATGCAATCCCCAGTATGTTGGTTTCTCGATTCTTCAGGGTCTATACACAGTGGCGGTGGCCAAACCCTGTAATGCTATGCTCTATAGAAGAGAATGAACTGGGATTCCCTATATGGGATCCTCGTAGAAACCCCCGAGACAGATTTCACACTATGCCAATAATTACTCCCGCATACCCTTGCATGAATTCAAGCTACAATGTTTCGGCAAGCACTCTTCGTGTTATGATGGAACAGTTCCGCTATGGCAATAAGATTTGTGAT GAAATTGAGCTTAATAAGGCCCAGTGGAGCGCACTTTTTCagccttatattttttttgaggCATACAAAAACTATTTACAAGTGGACATAATTGCATCAGACGCGGATGATTTACTAGCATGGAGGGGCTGGGTAGAATCTCGGTTGAGACTGCTTACCCTGAAG ATAGAACGAGATACAAATGGGATGCTGCAGTGCCATCCTTACCCAAATGAGTATGTAGACACATCCAAGCTGTGTGCACATTCTGCATTTTTCATGGGCTTGCAAAGAAAAGAGGGAGTAAGAGGTCAAGAGGGGCAGCAATTTGATATACGTGGAACAGTTGATGAATTCAGACAAGAAATAAATATGTACATGTACTGGAAGCCAGGGATGGATATTTTTGTTTCTCATGTTCGTCGAAAGCAACTCCCTGCATTTGTTTTTCCTGGTGGTTACAAACGCACTCGAATGCCAAGGCATATTAGCCATCAAGCTGAAAAAACAGGTGATGATGCCACTAAGTGCTACTCTGGGTCTGGGTCTGGGTCGTCTGAAAGATGCATCAAGAGGAAAAGTTGCCCTGAAATGGTGGATAAGAAGCCAGGCAAACCAGATAAGCGGGCATCTATTAGCCCACAAAGGTTAGAATGTGTTTCTCCTGAAAGTTGTACTAGTAAATCAGgtggtacaactcaaatgaGTATTGAGTGTATCGAAGTGGTTAGGTTAGCTGGTTCAACAACCAAGGATGCTAACGACAATTGTGAAGTTAAGTCATCTGATGCACTCCCAGGAAGTGGACTAAGCACTGAGGTAGCTGACATGCAGATTAGTGAACCGGGCTTTGTTGACACCACACATGATATGTTGAAATCAAGGAGTGTTGAAATTCCAAATGAG AATGGAGTTCTCAATGGGGACAAAGCTCAGGATCTAGCTTTAGATTGCTTGGAAAGTGCAGAAACTGAATCTACTAACAGCTTGTCAAACTATAAAGAGGGAGACAATGATACGGATCAGCGACTAGACAAAGAATGTAATTTCATCCCAAGGGCTGAATGTTCAGATTATGTACCAAATGCCAGTTCCCAGAACCTCAATTGCGAG GGTGATGTTTGTGTGGCTGATCCAGATCAGTTCTGA
- the LOC100818755 gene encoding ATP-dependent 6-phosphofructokinase 6 produces MPSNDSDSPMKIVHGDAGYILEDVPHFTDYIPNLPTYPNPLRSNPAYSVVKQYFVHMDDTVPQKVVVHKDSPRGIHFRRAGPRQKVYFKSDEVHACIVTCGGLCPGLNTVIREIVCGLSYMYGVNKVLGIDGGYRGFYSKNTITLTPKVVNDIHKRGGTILGTSRGGHDTGKIVDSIQDRGINQVYIIGGDGTQRGATVIYEEVRRRGLKVAIAGIPKTIDNDIPVIDKSFGFDTAVEEAQRAINAAHVEAESIENGIGVVKLMGRYSGFIAMYATLASRDVDCCLIPESPFYLEGKGGLFEFIQKRLKENGHMVIVIAEGAGQDLLTESMQAMDQKDASGNKLLQDVGLWISHKIKDHFARKDKIPINLKYIDPTYMIRAIQSNASDNVYCTLLAQSAVHGAMAGYTGFTVGLVNGRHTYIPFNRINERQNKVVITDRMWARLLSSTNQPSFLSPKDLEEAKKAEQPPTELLEGNNCNDVGDAGKEEQPPKDEQESGNHADNGIKTEN; encoded by the exons ATGCCGTCCAACGATTCCGATTCGCCGATGAAGATCGTACATGGCGACGCTGGTTACATACTCGAAGACGTTCCTCACTTCACCGACTACATTCCAAATCTTCct acgTATCCGAATCCGCTTCGATCCAATCCTGCTTACTCGGTTGTTAA GCAGTATTTCGTGCACATGGACGACACTGTTCCTCAGAAG GTTGTTGTTCACAAGGATAGTCCAAGAGGTATACATTTTCGACGTGCAGGGCCTCGGCAAAAG GTATACTTTAAATCGGATGAAGTGCATGCATGCATTGTCACGTGTGGTGGACTCTGCCCTGGCCTCAACACTGTCATAAGGGAAATTGTCTGTGGTCTTTCCTACATGTACGGTGTTAACAAAGTCCTTGGCATAGAT GGTGGTTATAGAGGCTTTTATTCCAAAAACACCATTACTTTAACACCTAAGGTGGTCAATGACATCCATAAGCGTGGGGGTACAATTCTTGGGACATCCCGAGGGGGGCATGATACGGGCAAGATAGTTGACAGCATCCAGGATCGAGGAATTAATCAG GTTTATATTATTGGAGGAGATGGAACACAGAGAGGAGCGACTGTGATTTACGAG GAAGTTAGACGGCGGGGTCTGAAAGTAGCAATTGCTGGAATTCCTAAAACCATAGACAATGACATCCCG gtTATTGACAAATCTTTTGGTTTTGATACTGCGGTTGAGGAGGCTCAACGTGCCATTAATGCAGCTCATGTTGAAGCTGAAAGTATTGAGAATGGTATTGGTGTTGTAAAGCTAATGGGGCGTTATAGTG GTTTTATTGCAATGTATGCCACTCTTGCTAGCAGAGACGTGGACTGTTGCTTGATTCCAGAGTCGCCCTTCTACCTTGAAGGAAAGGGTGGACTTTTTGAATTTATTCAGAAAAGGCTGAAAGAAAATGGACATATGGTCATAGTCATAGCTGAGGGAGCAGGACAAGATCTTCTTACAGAAAGCATGCAAGCCATGGATCAGAAGGATGCTTCTGGAAACAAACTACTTCAAGATGTTGGTTTATGGATATCTCATAAGATCAAG GATCACTTTGCAAGGAAGGATAAGATTCCCATCAATCTTAAATATATAG ATCCAACTTACATGATCCGGGCAATCCAAAGCAATGCATCAGATAATGTCTACTGTACACTTCTTGCTCAGAGTGCAGTCCATGGTGCAATGGCAGGGTATACTGGATTTACAGTTGGACTGGTCAACGGCAGACATACTTATATTCCATTCAAT AGAATCAATGAGAGGCAGAACAAGGTTGTGATTACTGACAGAATGTGGGCAAGACTCCTTTCTTCAACCAACCAGCCTAGCTTTTTGAGCCCCAAAGATTTAGAAGAAGCCAAGAAAGCAGAACAACCTCCGACTGAATTGTTGGAAGGAAACAATTGCAATGATGTTGGTGATGCCGGGAAAGAAGAACAACCTCCCAAAGATGAACAAGAATCAGGAAATCACGCAGACAATGGTATCAAGACAGAAAATTAG
- the LOC100819294 gene encoding nuclear poly(A) polymerase 4 isoform X3 encodes MAVSDSPSGGSTPPQQEQQPNKYAFTKPLSLAGPTDADLQRNNELDKFLLDSGLYESNEESAARKEVLHRLDQIVKNWVKQLTRQRGYTDQMVEDANAVIFTFGSYRLGVHGPGVDIDTLCIGPSYVNREEDFFVILHNILAEMEEVSELQPVPDAHVPVMKFKFQGISIDLLYASISLLVVPEDLDISHGSVLYDVDEPTVRSLNGCRVADQILKLVPNVEHFRTALRCLKFWAKRRGVYSNVTGFLGGVNWAILVARICQLYPNAIPSMLVSRFFRVYTQWRWPNPVMLCSIEENELGFPIWDPRRNPRDRFHTMPIITPAYPCMNSSYNVSASTLRVMMEQFRYGNKICDEIELNKAQWSALFQPYIFFEAYKNYLQVDIIASDADDLLAWRGWVESRLRLLTLKIERDTNGMLQCHPYPNEYVDTSKLCAHSAFFMGLQRKEGVRGQEGQQFDIRGTVDEFRQEINMYMYWKPGMDIFVSHVRRKQLPAFVFPGGYKRTRMPRHISHQAEKTGDDATKCYSGSGSGSSERCIKRKSCPEMVDKKPGKPDKRASISPQRLECVSPESCTSKSGGTTQMSIECIEVVRLAGSTTKDANDNCEVKSSDALPGSGLSTEVADMQISEPGFVDTTHDMLKSRSVEIPNENGVLNGDKAQDLALDCLESAETESTNSLSNYKEGDNDTDQRLDKECNFIPRAECSDYVPNASSQNLNCEPDVRLGSAV; translated from the exons ATGGCGGTTTCCGACAGTCCCAGCGGCGGCTCCACGCCACCTCAACAGGAACAACAACCCAACAAGTACGCTTTCACCAAGCCCCTCTCTCTCGCGGGTCCCACCGACGCCGATCTCCAGCGTAACAACGAATTGGACAAG TTCTTGCTCGATTCGGGGCTCTACGAGAGCAATGAAGAATCCGCGGCGAGGAAAGAGGTTCTTCACCGCCTTGATCAG ATTGTGAAAAACTGGGTGAAGCAGTTGACGCGCCAACGTGGCTACACAGATCAGATGGTTGAGGATGCAAATGCTGTCATTTTTACTTTTGGCTCTTACCGACTAGGG GTTCATGGACCTGGAGTTGACATAGACACTTTGTGCATTGGTCCTTCTTATGTGAACCGAGAG GaagatttttttgtcattttgcaTAACATCCTGGCCGAAATGGAAGAGGTTTCTGAACTTCAACCAGTTCCTGATGCACATGTTCCAgtaatgaaattcaaattccagGGAATATCTATAGATTTGCTGTATGCAAGTATATCACTTTTGGTTGTGCCAGAA GACCTAGATATTTCGCATGGTTCAGTGCTGTATGATGTTGATGAACCAACTGTTCGAAGTCTTAATGGCTGCCGTGTGGCAGATCAAATTCTTAAACTTGTTCCAAATGTTGAG CACTTCCGAACTGCATTGAGATGTTTAAAGTTTTGGGCTAAAAGGCGTGGTGTTTATTCAAAT GTTACTGGATTCCTTGGTGGTGTAAATTGGGCTATTTTAGTTGCTCGAATTTGCCAGCTCTACCCTAATGCAATCCCCAGTATGTTGGTTTCTCGATTCTTCAGGGTCTATACACAGTGGCGGTGGCCAAACCCTGTAATGCTATGCTCTATAGAAGAGAATGAACTGGGATTCCCTATATGGGATCCTCGTAGAAACCCCCGAGACAGATTTCACACTATGCCAATAATTACTCCCGCATACCCTTGCATGAATTCAAGCTACAATGTTTCGGCAAGCACTCTTCGTGTTATGATGGAACAGTTCCGCTATGGCAATAAGATTTGTGAT GAAATTGAGCTTAATAAGGCCCAGTGGAGCGCACTTTTTCagccttatattttttttgaggCATACAAAAACTATTTACAAGTGGACATAATTGCATCAGACGCGGATGATTTACTAGCATGGAGGGGCTGGGTAGAATCTCGGTTGAGACTGCTTACCCTGAAG ATAGAACGAGATACAAATGGGATGCTGCAGTGCCATCCTTACCCAAATGAGTATGTAGACACATCCAAGCTGTGTGCACATTCTGCATTTTTCATGGGCTTGCAAAGAAAAGAGGGAGTAAGAGGTCAAGAGGGGCAGCAATTTGATATACGTGGAACAGTTGATGAATTCAGACAAGAAATAAATATGTACATGTACTGGAAGCCAGGGATGGATATTTTTGTTTCTCATGTTCGTCGAAAGCAACTCCCTGCATTTGTTTTTCCTGGTGGTTACAAACGCACTCGAATGCCAAGGCATATTAGCCATCAAGCTGAAAAAACAGGTGATGATGCCACTAAGTGCTACTCTGGGTCTGGGTCTGGGTCGTCTGAAAGATGCATCAAGAGGAAAAGTTGCCCTGAAATGGTGGATAAGAAGCCAGGCAAACCAGATAAGCGGGCATCTATTAGCCCACAAAGGTTAGAATGTGTTTCTCCTGAAAGTTGTACTAGTAAATCAGgtggtacaactcaaatgaGTATTGAGTGTATCGAAGTGGTTAGGTTAGCTGGTTCAACAACCAAGGATGCTAACGACAATTGTGAAGTTAAGTCATCTGATGCACTCCCAGGAAGTGGACTAAGCACTGAGGTAGCTGACATGCAGATTAGTGAACCGGGCTTTGTTGACACCACACATGATATGTTGAAATCAAGGAGTGTTGAAATTCCAAATGAG AATGGAGTTCTCAATGGGGACAAAGCTCAGGATCTAGCTTTAGATTGCTTGGAAAGTGCAGAAACTGAATCTACTAACAGCTTGTCAAACTATAAAGAGGGAGACAATGATACGGATCAGCGACTAGACAAAGAATGTAATTTCATCCCAAGGGCTGAATGTTCAGATTATGTACCAAATGCCAGTTCCCAGAACCTCAATTGCGAG CCAGATGTCAGACTCGGTAGTGCTGTATAA
- the LOC100819294 gene encoding nuclear poly(A) polymerase 4 isoform X4, translated as MAVSDSPSGGSTPPQQEQQPNKYAFTKPLSLAGPTDADLQRNNELDKFLLDSGLYESNEESAARKEVLHRLDQIVKNWVKQLTRQRGYTDQMVEDANAVIFTFGSYRLGVHGPGVDIDTLCIGPSYVNREEDFFVILHNILAEMEEVSELQPVPDAHVPVMKFKFQGISIDLLYASISLLVVPEDLDISHGSVLYDVDEPTVRSLNGCRVADQILKLVPNVEHFRTALRCLKFWAKRRGVYSNVTGFLGGVNWAILVARICQLYPNAIPSMLVSRFFRVYTQWRWPNPVMLCSIEENELGFPIWDPRRNPRDRFHTMPIITPAYPCMNSSYNVSASTLRVMMEQFRYGNKICDEIELNKAQWSALFQPYIFFEAYKNYLQVDIIASDADDLLAWRGWVESRLRLLTLKIERDTNGMLQCHPYPNEYVDTSKLCAHSAFFMGLQRKEGVRGQEGQQFDIRGTVDEFRQEINMYMYWKPGMDIFVSHVRRKQLPAFVFPGGYKRTRMPRHISHQAEKTGDDATKCYSGSGSGSSERCIKRKSCPEMVDKKPGKPDKRASISPQRLAGSTTKDANDNCEVKSSDALPGSGLSTEVADMQISEPGFVDTTHDMLKSRSVEIPNENGVLNGDKAQDLALDCLESAETESTNSLSNYKEGDNDTDQRLDKECNFIPRAECSDYVPNASSQNLNCEMSDSVVLYKLKKGLG; from the exons ATGGCGGTTTCCGACAGTCCCAGCGGCGGCTCCACGCCACCTCAACAGGAACAACAACCCAACAAGTACGCTTTCACCAAGCCCCTCTCTCTCGCGGGTCCCACCGACGCCGATCTCCAGCGTAACAACGAATTGGACAAG TTCTTGCTCGATTCGGGGCTCTACGAGAGCAATGAAGAATCCGCGGCGAGGAAAGAGGTTCTTCACCGCCTTGATCAG ATTGTGAAAAACTGGGTGAAGCAGTTGACGCGCCAACGTGGCTACACAGATCAGATGGTTGAGGATGCAAATGCTGTCATTTTTACTTTTGGCTCTTACCGACTAGGG GTTCATGGACCTGGAGTTGACATAGACACTTTGTGCATTGGTCCTTCTTATGTGAACCGAGAG GaagatttttttgtcattttgcaTAACATCCTGGCCGAAATGGAAGAGGTTTCTGAACTTCAACCAGTTCCTGATGCACATGTTCCAgtaatgaaattcaaattccagGGAATATCTATAGATTTGCTGTATGCAAGTATATCACTTTTGGTTGTGCCAGAA GACCTAGATATTTCGCATGGTTCAGTGCTGTATGATGTTGATGAACCAACTGTTCGAAGTCTTAATGGCTGCCGTGTGGCAGATCAAATTCTTAAACTTGTTCCAAATGTTGAG CACTTCCGAACTGCATTGAGATGTTTAAAGTTTTGGGCTAAAAGGCGTGGTGTTTATTCAAAT GTTACTGGATTCCTTGGTGGTGTAAATTGGGCTATTTTAGTTGCTCGAATTTGCCAGCTCTACCCTAATGCAATCCCCAGTATGTTGGTTTCTCGATTCTTCAGGGTCTATACACAGTGGCGGTGGCCAAACCCTGTAATGCTATGCTCTATAGAAGAGAATGAACTGGGATTCCCTATATGGGATCCTCGTAGAAACCCCCGAGACAGATTTCACACTATGCCAATAATTACTCCCGCATACCCTTGCATGAATTCAAGCTACAATGTTTCGGCAAGCACTCTTCGTGTTATGATGGAACAGTTCCGCTATGGCAATAAGATTTGTGAT GAAATTGAGCTTAATAAGGCCCAGTGGAGCGCACTTTTTCagccttatattttttttgaggCATACAAAAACTATTTACAAGTGGACATAATTGCATCAGACGCGGATGATTTACTAGCATGGAGGGGCTGGGTAGAATCTCGGTTGAGACTGCTTACCCTGAAG ATAGAACGAGATACAAATGGGATGCTGCAGTGCCATCCTTACCCAAATGAGTATGTAGACACATCCAAGCTGTGTGCACATTCTGCATTTTTCATGGGCTTGCAAAGAAAAGAGGGAGTAAGAGGTCAAGAGGGGCAGCAATTTGATATACGTGGAACAGTTGATGAATTCAGACAAGAAATAAATATGTACATGTACTGGAAGCCAGGGATGGATATTTTTGTTTCTCATGTTCGTCGAAAGCAACTCCCTGCATTTGTTTTTCCTGGTGGTTACAAACGCACTCGAATGCCAAGGCATATTAGCCATCAAGCTGAAAAAACAGGTGATGATGCCACTAAGTGCTACTCTGGGTCTGGGTCTGGGTCGTCTGAAAGATGCATCAAGAGGAAAAGTTGCCCTGAAATGGTGGATAAGAAGCCAGGCAAACCAGATAAGCGGGCATCTATTAGCCCACAAAG GTTAGCTGGTTCAACAACCAAGGATGCTAACGACAATTGTGAAGTTAAGTCATCTGATGCACTCCCAGGAAGTGGACTAAGCACTGAGGTAGCTGACATGCAGATTAGTGAACCGGGCTTTGTTGACACCACACATGATATGTTGAAATCAAGGAGTGTTGAAATTCCAAATGAG AATGGAGTTCTCAATGGGGACAAAGCTCAGGATCTAGCTTTAGATTGCTTGGAAAGTGCAGAAACTGAATCTACTAACAGCTTGTCAAACTATAAAGAGGGAGACAATGATACGGATCAGCGACTAGACAAAGAATGTAATTTCATCCCAAGGGCTGAATGTTCAGATTATGTACCAAATGCCAGTTCCCAGAACCTCAATTGCGAG ATGTCAGACTCGGTAGTGCTGTATAAATTGAAGAAGGGGCTAG GATGA